One genomic window of Punica granatum isolate Tunisia-2019 chromosome 1, ASM765513v2, whole genome shotgun sequence includes the following:
- the LOC116213015 gene encoding uncharacterized protein LOC116213015 isoform X3, producing MKGIDAISARRGSCIGSEISMVNEEEVPNGDNIPVDVSASAEREIKHESDSTTIKDHYLRCSLGDTIKDLHLDANNSQEAENSRVETPTGDHVRVNHVNKGEVDHSYLNLSVAPSDTSGQKEGIDLNISLDTNSINGSVEIPHGSRSSIFEVRDTSLQELSPSSASKVRHGRDDEFFQIPQKPRDSCLAEDFNPKHDRGKSSVVFPDEDASKNKCMQLFPDKNDEIAIKSSVSLLETVGSKDSKAGDVLQLGIANTCPEQLFGRHPFQGLPPPIDPNFSGCTHRNCPSIQLLSPESESKEYLQHQFPYSSTNQHSLLLRRSLMLDSILGRARASNASIAWSEEELDYLWIGVRRYGRSNWEAMLRDPRLHFSPFRVARDLAERWEEEQIRLFNGACSSQSKISRPRGLPSGHNCSLRRRGGAGALRRNLLDETQLSLGDLYMHKEGTSMGDFPVGQLHRTGGHTGRNLYKDYLMERYDKRSLNGPFTSVAEANDGLPHWLREVHIPLPGLTYQTAASYVMPTSHSGSAKIARPHSDSSMPCPRMNITSDARDPVRHGAAEWGSSSLPRASKQNDFIVINSDSSSEETISDDNCIRA from the exons ATGAAAGGCATTGATGCTATATCAGCTCGTCGAGGATCCTGCATTGGAAGTGAGAT TTCTATGGTCAACGAAGAGGAAGTGCCGAACGGAGATAACATTCCTGTGGATGTTTCGGCTAGTGCTGAACGAGAAATCAAGCATGAATCCGATTCTACTACGATCAAAGATCATTATCTTAGGTGTTCTCTAGGTGATACCATCAAAGATCTCCATTTGGATGCTAATAACAGCCAAGAAGCAGAAAATTCTCGAGTCGAAACACCCACTGGCGATCATGTGAGAGTCAATCATGTGAACAAAGGAGAAGTAGACCATTCTTACTTGAACCTTTCTGTTGCACCCTCAG ATACATCTGGGCAGAAGGAGGGCATTGATTTGAATATATCACTTGATACTAATTCCATCAATGGCTCAGTTGAAATTCCCCATGGTTCACGATCCTCTATTTTTGAAGTTCGTGACACTTCTTTGCAAGAATTATCTCCTTCTAGTGCCTCGAAAGTTCGACATGGGAGAGACGATGAGTTTTTTCAAATCCCCCAAAAGCCTAGAGATTCATGCCTTGCGGAAGACTTCAACCCCAAACATGACAGGGGCAAATCTTCTGTTGTTTTTCCGGATGAAGATGCATCCAAAAACAAATGCATGCAG CTGTTTCCAgataaaaatgatgaaattgcCATAAAATCATCAGTCAGCCTCCTCGAAACGGTTGGTTCTAAAGATTCTAAAGCAGGGGATGTTCTTCAGTTGGGTATTGCTAATACATGTCCAGAGCAGCTCTTTGGACGACATCCTTTTCAAGGCTTACCTCCGCCTATTGACCCCAATTTCAGTGGATGCACCCATAGAAACTGCCCCTCAATACAATTGCTAAGTCCTGAAAGTGAAAGCAAAGAATATTTGCAGCATCAATTCCCTTACTCGTCTACAAATCAGCATTCACTTCTTCTGAGACGCAGTTTGATGCTTGATAGCATTCTAGGTCGTGCTAGAGCTTCAAATGCTTCCATAGCGTGGTCAGAGGAGGAGTTGGATTATCTGTGGATTGGTGTGAGAAGATATGGGAGAAGCAACTGGGAAGCTATGCTAAGAGATCCGAGGTTacatttttctccatttagAGTGGCCAGAGACCTAGCTGAGCGGTGGGAGGAGGAGCAGATTAGACTTTTCAATGGGGCTTGCTCATCACAGAGCAAAATCTCAAGACCGCGAGGGCTTCCTTCTGGACATAATTGTAGTTTGAGACGAAGGGGTGGGGCTGGGGCTCTAAGGAGAAACTTACTGGATGAGACCCAACTCTCGCTCGGGGACTTATACATGCATAAGGAGGGGACTAGTATGGGGGATTTTCCAGTTGGACAGCTACACAGAACTGGTGGTCACACAGGGAGGAACCTTTACAAGGATTATCTCATGGAGCGATACGACAAGAGATCGTTAAATGGTCCTTTCACCAGCGTTGCAGAGGCAAATGATGGTTTGCCTCATTGGCTTCGAGAAGTTCATATCCCTCTTCCAGGACTAACATATCAAACTGCGGCATCATATGTTATGCCTACATCTCATTCTGGATCGGCAAAAATTGCTCGACCTCATTCGGATTCCAGTATGCCATGCCCCAGAATGAATATCACCTCAGATGCTCGAGACCCTGTCAGGCACGGGGCAGCTGAATGGGGCAGTTCCTCTCTGCCTCGTGCTAGTAAGCAAAATGACTTTATCGTCATCAACAGCGATTCATCTTCAGAAGAGACCATATCTGATGATAATTGTATTAGGGCGTGA
- the LOC116213015 gene encoding uncharacterized protein LOC116213015 isoform X1 has product MSGRKVLLTYKRKRLSSTSGLACENWKCGLPSEGRETDSQDFHDGKKPSSSCAIARDSLDSLPVEKSCRVKTEEGVEESTAEPLTVSSNELPQISTPWRDTPVKKSDSQPVVHSFPKSNLPPNNKDQSTTHHDSIVGKFSQMLVLGDDTDRSSFPSASAKENHDFSQANASSFETSNLEVDCSIIEEKPTNLFCDSCGEVEQSPALLTFSRRHKRKRDVNGFGRESESLSAKGQSTSSNINPHASDVANHGGSIRDHAASTILSGHNSDAIVATDRMKGIDAISARRGSCIGSEISMVNEEEVPNGDNIPVDVSASAEREIKHESDSTTIKDHYLRCSLGDTIKDLHLDANNSQEAENSRVETPTGDHVRVNHVNKGEVDHSYLNLSVAPSDTSGQKEGIDLNISLDTNSINGSVEIPHGSRSSIFEVRDTSLQELSPSSASKVRHGRDDEFFQIPQKPRDSCLAEDFNPKHDRGKSSVVFPDEDASKNKCMQLFPDKNDEIAIKSSVSLLETVGSKDSKAGDVLQLGIANTCPEQLFGRHPFQGLPPPIDPNFSGCTHRNCPSIQLLSPESESKEYLQHQFPYSSTNQHSLLLRRSLMLDSILGRARASNASIAWSEEELDYLWIGVRRYGRSNWEAMLRDPRLHFSPFRVARDLAERWEEEQIRLFNGACSSQSKISRPRGLPSGHNCSLRRRGGAGALRRNLLDETQLSLGDLYMHKEGTSMGDFPVGQLHRTGGHTGRNLYKDYLMERYDKRSLNGPFTSVAEANDGLPHWLREVHIPLPGLTYQTAASYVMPTSHSGSAKIARPHSDSSMPCPRMNITSDARDPVRHGAAEWGSSSLPRASKQNDFIVINSDSSSEETISDDNCIRA; this is encoded by the exons ATGTCTGGCCGGAAGGTTTTGCTAACATATAAGCGAAAGCGGCTTTCATCAACTAGTGGCCTTGCTTGTGAAAACTGGAAATGTGGTTTGCCCTCTGAGGGTCGGGAAACAGATTCTCAG GATTTCCATGATGGCAAAAAGCCGTCTAGCAGCTGTGCCATTGCAAGAGATTCTTTAGATTCTTTGCCTGTCGAGAAATCCTGCAGAGTAAAGACAGAGGAAGGTGTTGAAGAATCTACTGCAGAACCATTAACAGTTTCTTCGAATGAATTGCCCCAAATAAGCACTCCTTGGAGAGATACCCCTGTGAAGAAATCGGATAGTCAACCAGTGGTGCATAGCTTCCCGAAGAGTAATTTGCCTCCAAATAACAAAGATCAATCTACAACACATCATGATAGCATTGTAGGgaaattttctcaaatgtTAGTTCTAGGTGATGACACAGATAGGTCGTCATTTCCTAGTGCATCTGCCAAggaaaatcatgatttttcaCAGGCAAATGCCTCAAGTTTTGAAACATCAAACCTGGAAGTTGATTGTTCAATTATCGAAGAAAAGCCCACCAATTTATTTTGCGACTCGTGTGGAGAAGTGGAGCAATCTCCTGCTTTACTTACCTTCAGTCGAAGGCATAAGAGGAAAAGAGATGTAAATGGTTTTGGTAGAGAAAGCGAATCACTGTCTGCTAAGGGACAGAGCACCTCCTCTAATATTAATCCTCATGCTTCAGATGTGGCTAATCATGGAGGCAGCATTAGAGATCATGCGGCTTCTACAATACTGTCAGGCCACAATTCAGATGCGATAGTGGCCACTGATCGA ATGAAAGGCATTGATGCTATATCAGCTCGTCGAGGATCCTGCATTGGAAGTGAGAT TTCTATGGTCAACGAAGAGGAAGTGCCGAACGGAGATAACATTCCTGTGGATGTTTCGGCTAGTGCTGAACGAGAAATCAAGCATGAATCCGATTCTACTACGATCAAAGATCATTATCTTAGGTGTTCTCTAGGTGATACCATCAAAGATCTCCATTTGGATGCTAATAACAGCCAAGAAGCAGAAAATTCTCGAGTCGAAACACCCACTGGCGATCATGTGAGAGTCAATCATGTGAACAAAGGAGAAGTAGACCATTCTTACTTGAACCTTTCTGTTGCACCCTCAG ATACATCTGGGCAGAAGGAGGGCATTGATTTGAATATATCACTTGATACTAATTCCATCAATGGCTCAGTTGAAATTCCCCATGGTTCACGATCCTCTATTTTTGAAGTTCGTGACACTTCTTTGCAAGAATTATCTCCTTCTAGTGCCTCGAAAGTTCGACATGGGAGAGACGATGAGTTTTTTCAAATCCCCCAAAAGCCTAGAGATTCATGCCTTGCGGAAGACTTCAACCCCAAACATGACAGGGGCAAATCTTCTGTTGTTTTTCCGGATGAAGATGCATCCAAAAACAAATGCATGCAG CTGTTTCCAgataaaaatgatgaaattgcCATAAAATCATCAGTCAGCCTCCTCGAAACGGTTGGTTCTAAAGATTCTAAAGCAGGGGATGTTCTTCAGTTGGGTATTGCTAATACATGTCCAGAGCAGCTCTTTGGACGACATCCTTTTCAAGGCTTACCTCCGCCTATTGACCCCAATTTCAGTGGATGCACCCATAGAAACTGCCCCTCAATACAATTGCTAAGTCCTGAAAGTGAAAGCAAAGAATATTTGCAGCATCAATTCCCTTACTCGTCTACAAATCAGCATTCACTTCTTCTGAGACGCAGTTTGATGCTTGATAGCATTCTAGGTCGTGCTAGAGCTTCAAATGCTTCCATAGCGTGGTCAGAGGAGGAGTTGGATTATCTGTGGATTGGTGTGAGAAGATATGGGAGAAGCAACTGGGAAGCTATGCTAAGAGATCCGAGGTTacatttttctccatttagAGTGGCCAGAGACCTAGCTGAGCGGTGGGAGGAGGAGCAGATTAGACTTTTCAATGGGGCTTGCTCATCACAGAGCAAAATCTCAAGACCGCGAGGGCTTCCTTCTGGACATAATTGTAGTTTGAGACGAAGGGGTGGGGCTGGGGCTCTAAGGAGAAACTTACTGGATGAGACCCAACTCTCGCTCGGGGACTTATACATGCATAAGGAGGGGACTAGTATGGGGGATTTTCCAGTTGGACAGCTACACAGAACTGGTGGTCACACAGGGAGGAACCTTTACAAGGATTATCTCATGGAGCGATACGACAAGAGATCGTTAAATGGTCCTTTCACCAGCGTTGCAGAGGCAAATGATGGTTTGCCTCATTGGCTTCGAGAAGTTCATATCCCTCTTCCAGGACTAACATATCAAACTGCGGCATCATATGTTATGCCTACATCTCATTCTGGATCGGCAAAAATTGCTCGACCTCATTCGGATTCCAGTATGCCATGCCCCAGAATGAATATCACCTCAGATGCTCGAGACCCTGTCAGGCACGGGGCAGCTGAATGGGGCAGTTCCTCTCTGCCTCGTGCTAGTAAGCAAAATGACTTTATCGTCATCAACAGCGATTCATCTTCAGAAGAGACCATATCTGATGATAATTGTATTAGGGCGTGA
- the LOC116213052 gene encoding wall-associated receptor kinase-like 9, which yields MKLSAISVIPLTFFFVSVLHRPSNCQQQYIGAAVTNCSSASLSSNGYLCNDNPQSQCQSFMSFRSIPPYDTPSSIANLLDSDPSSIASSNNFTSIGETIPSNHLVIVPVSCSCSGSIYQHSATYTVTRGDYYFRIANSTYQGLTTCKAILGQNYYDPEDIPIGVRLVVPLRCACPSTNQTQSGFSVLLTYIVAQDETIEEIGPRFGVSKETIMKANMLSNHSMIYPLNPILIPLKLEDCRESPGSFYCSCPDGYLRVSGLGHFLCIRVPGKKFPIKLVVSIGASIGFGCLCLFVSAYLLYRYLKKQRSNNIKKKLFEQNGGFLLQQKLASFRSGEKARIFTREELERATDNYSKSRFLGQGGYGTVYKGMLEDGTIVAVKKSKAIDRERIDQFVNEVVILSQINHRNIVKLLGCCLETKVPTLVYEYIPNGTLSQHIHQDRNFSLPWEDRLRVACEVAGAVAYMHSSASVPIFHRDIKPSNILLDEKLASKVSDFGTSRSVPYDKTHITTAVQGTFGYLDPEYFQSSQFTDRSDVYSFGVVLVELLTGEGPVSFARGEDERNRVANFMTMVREDRLGETLDHRVANEARKEDVKAVAMLAMRCLRLNRKKRPTMKEVAMELGLRNSQSLLQINQEVRSMRDEPFQHCDEIHQEILDSTSFSLYTESGSIPR from the exons ATGAAGCTCTCTGCCATCTCAGTCATTCCATTAACCTTCTTCTTCGTGTCAGTGCTTCATCGTCCTTCCAACTGCCAACAACAATACATCGGTGCAGCGGTGACCAACTGCTCCTCCGCTTCATTGAGCTCAAATGGTTACCTCTGCAATGACAACCCCCAATCCCAGTGCCAGTCTTTTATGTCTTTCCGTTCTATCCCACCTTATGATACTCCCTCGAGCATAGCCAACCTCCTCGACTCTGACCCGTCCAGCATAGCCTCGTCGAACAACTTCACTTCCATAGGCGAAACAATCCCTTCCAATCACTTGGTCATCGTTCCGGTCTCCTGTTCCTGCTCTGGAAGTATATACCAGCACAGCGCCACTTACACTGTCACCCGAGGCGATTACTACTTCAGGATAGCAAACAGTACATATCAGGGCCTGACCACCTGCAAGGCCATCTTGGGTCAAAACTACTATGATCCAGAAGATATCCCGATTGGCGTGAGACTGGTGGTCCCTCTAAGATGTGCTTGCCCGAGCACAAACCAGACGCAGAGCGGATTCAGCGTCTTGCTTACATATATTGTGGCGCAGGACGAGACTATTGAGGAGATAGGGCCAAGATTCGGAGTCAGTAAAGAGACAATAATGAAGGCAAATATGTTATCCAACCACAGTATGATTTACCCTTTAAATCCCATTCTGATTCCACTAAAACTCGAGGATTGCAGAGAAAGTCCTGGAAGTTTTTACTGCAGCTGCCCGGATGGCTATCTTCGTGTCAGTGGCCTGGGGCATTTCCTGTGCATTCGAGTTCCTGGTAAGAAGTTCCCAATCAAGCTGGTTGTGTCCATAG GTGCCAGCATTGGTTTCGGGTGTCTCTGTCTCTTTGTTTCCGCTTACCTGTTGTACAGGTATCTCAAGAAGCAGAGGTCAAACAATATCAAGAAGAAATTATTCGAGCAGAATGGCGGGTTTTTGTTACAACAGAAGCTGGCATCCTTCAGAAGTGGCGAAAAGGCAAGAATTTTTACCCGAGAAGAGCTTGAAAGAGCAACAGACAACTACAGTAAAAGCCGGTTTCTTGGTCAGGGAGGCTATGGCACGGTTTACAAAGGCATGCTAGAAGATGGTACAATAGTCGCCGTGAAAAAATCGAAAGCTATTGACAGAGAGCGAATCGACCAATTCGTGAACGAAGTGGTCATTCTATCACAAATAAATCATCGGAACATCGTAAAACTTTTAGGATGTTGCCTGGAGACCAAGGTTCCAACACTTGTCTACGAATATATTCCAAATGGAACCTTATCGCAGCATATCCATCAAGATCGCAATTTCTCCCTTCCTTGGGAAGACAGACTTCGAGTTGCGTGTGAAGTTGCCGGAGCAGTAGCTTATATGCACTCTTCTGCTTCGGTTCCCATATTCCATCGCGACATTAAGCCTTCCAACATACTCCTGGATGAGAAGCTGGCTTCAAAAGTATCTGATTTCGGTACTTCAAGGTCAGTTCCATATGATAAAACCCACATAACCACAGCAGTCCAGGGTACGTTCGGATACTTGGATCCTGAGTATTTCCAGTCGAGCCAGTTCACAGATAGAAGTGATGTCTACAGCTTTGGAGTTGTTCTTGTTGAGCTCCTCACTGGAGAAGGGCCAGTCTCCTTTGCCAGAGGTGAAGACGAGAGGAACAGAGTCGCGAACTTCATGACCATGGTGAGAGAAGACCGTTTGGGTGAGACTTTAGATCATCGGGTTGCAAACGAAGCAAGAAAGGAGGATGTCAAAGCCGTAGCAATGCTTGCCATGAGATGTTTGAGATTGAACAGGAAGAAGAGGCCTACGATGAAAGAAGTGGCGATGGAACTAGGACTGAGGAACTCACAGAGTCTCTTGCAAATCAACCAAGAGGTTCGTTCGATGAGAGATGAACCATTCCAGCACTGTGATGAAATCCACCAAGAAATACTCGATAGCACCTCCTTTTCCCTGTATACTGAATCTGGGTCGATCCCAAGATGA
- the LOC116213015 gene encoding uncharacterized protein LOC116213015 isoform X2 encodes MSGRKVLLTYKRKRLSSTSGLACENWKCGLPSEGRETDSQDFHDGKKPSSSCAIARDSLDSLPVEKSCRVKTEEGVEESTAEPLTVSSNELPQISTPWRDTPVKKSDSQPVVHSFPKNVANHGGSIRDHAASTILSGHNSDAIVATDRMKGIDAISARRGSCIGSEISMVNEEEVPNGDNIPVDVSASAEREIKHESDSTTIKDHYLRCSLGDTIKDLHLDANNSQEAENSRVETPTGDHVRVNHVNKGEVDHSYLNLSVAPSDTSGQKEGIDLNISLDTNSINGSVEIPHGSRSSIFEVRDTSLQELSPSSASKVRHGRDDEFFQIPQKPRDSCLAEDFNPKHDRGKSSVVFPDEDASKNKCMQLFPDKNDEIAIKSSVSLLETVGSKDSKAGDVLQLGIANTCPEQLFGRHPFQGLPPPIDPNFSGCTHRNCPSIQLLSPESESKEYLQHQFPYSSTNQHSLLLRRSLMLDSILGRARASNASIAWSEEELDYLWIGVRRYGRSNWEAMLRDPRLHFSPFRVARDLAERWEEEQIRLFNGACSSQSKISRPRGLPSGHNCSLRRRGGAGALRRNLLDETQLSLGDLYMHKEGTSMGDFPVGQLHRTGGHTGRNLYKDYLMERYDKRSLNGPFTSVAEANDGLPHWLREVHIPLPGLTYQTAASYVMPTSHSGSAKIARPHSDSSMPCPRMNITSDARDPVRHGAAEWGSSSLPRASKQNDFIVINSDSSSEETISDDNCIRA; translated from the exons ATGTCTGGCCGGAAGGTTTTGCTAACATATAAGCGAAAGCGGCTTTCATCAACTAGTGGCCTTGCTTGTGAAAACTGGAAATGTGGTTTGCCCTCTGAGGGTCGGGAAACAGATTCTCAG GATTTCCATGATGGCAAAAAGCCGTCTAGCAGCTGTGCCATTGCAAGAGATTCTTTAGATTCTTTGCCTGTCGAGAAATCCTGCAGAGTAAAGACAGAGGAAGGTGTTGAAGAATCTACTGCAGAACCATTAACAGTTTCTTCGAATGAATTGCCCCAAATAAGCACTCCTTGGAGAGATACCCCTGTGAAGAAATCGGATAGTCAACCAGTGGTGCATAGCTTCCCGAAGA ATGTGGCTAATCATGGAGGCAGCATTAGAGATCATGCGGCTTCTACAATACTGTCAGGCCACAATTCAGATGCGATAGTGGCCACTGATCGA ATGAAAGGCATTGATGCTATATCAGCTCGTCGAGGATCCTGCATTGGAAGTGAGAT TTCTATGGTCAACGAAGAGGAAGTGCCGAACGGAGATAACATTCCTGTGGATGTTTCGGCTAGTGCTGAACGAGAAATCAAGCATGAATCCGATTCTACTACGATCAAAGATCATTATCTTAGGTGTTCTCTAGGTGATACCATCAAAGATCTCCATTTGGATGCTAATAACAGCCAAGAAGCAGAAAATTCTCGAGTCGAAACACCCACTGGCGATCATGTGAGAGTCAATCATGTGAACAAAGGAGAAGTAGACCATTCTTACTTGAACCTTTCTGTTGCACCCTCAG ATACATCTGGGCAGAAGGAGGGCATTGATTTGAATATATCACTTGATACTAATTCCATCAATGGCTCAGTTGAAATTCCCCATGGTTCACGATCCTCTATTTTTGAAGTTCGTGACACTTCTTTGCAAGAATTATCTCCTTCTAGTGCCTCGAAAGTTCGACATGGGAGAGACGATGAGTTTTTTCAAATCCCCCAAAAGCCTAGAGATTCATGCCTTGCGGAAGACTTCAACCCCAAACATGACAGGGGCAAATCTTCTGTTGTTTTTCCGGATGAAGATGCATCCAAAAACAAATGCATGCAG CTGTTTCCAgataaaaatgatgaaattgcCATAAAATCATCAGTCAGCCTCCTCGAAACGGTTGGTTCTAAAGATTCTAAAGCAGGGGATGTTCTTCAGTTGGGTATTGCTAATACATGTCCAGAGCAGCTCTTTGGACGACATCCTTTTCAAGGCTTACCTCCGCCTATTGACCCCAATTTCAGTGGATGCACCCATAGAAACTGCCCCTCAATACAATTGCTAAGTCCTGAAAGTGAAAGCAAAGAATATTTGCAGCATCAATTCCCTTACTCGTCTACAAATCAGCATTCACTTCTTCTGAGACGCAGTTTGATGCTTGATAGCATTCTAGGTCGTGCTAGAGCTTCAAATGCTTCCATAGCGTGGTCAGAGGAGGAGTTGGATTATCTGTGGATTGGTGTGAGAAGATATGGGAGAAGCAACTGGGAAGCTATGCTAAGAGATCCGAGGTTacatttttctccatttagAGTGGCCAGAGACCTAGCTGAGCGGTGGGAGGAGGAGCAGATTAGACTTTTCAATGGGGCTTGCTCATCACAGAGCAAAATCTCAAGACCGCGAGGGCTTCCTTCTGGACATAATTGTAGTTTGAGACGAAGGGGTGGGGCTGGGGCTCTAAGGAGAAACTTACTGGATGAGACCCAACTCTCGCTCGGGGACTTATACATGCATAAGGAGGGGACTAGTATGGGGGATTTTCCAGTTGGACAGCTACACAGAACTGGTGGTCACACAGGGAGGAACCTTTACAAGGATTATCTCATGGAGCGATACGACAAGAGATCGTTAAATGGTCCTTTCACCAGCGTTGCAGAGGCAAATGATGGTTTGCCTCATTGGCTTCGAGAAGTTCATATCCCTCTTCCAGGACTAACATATCAAACTGCGGCATCATATGTTATGCCTACATCTCATTCTGGATCGGCAAAAATTGCTCGACCTCATTCGGATTCCAGTATGCCATGCCCCAGAATGAATATCACCTCAGATGCTCGAGACCCTGTCAGGCACGGGGCAGCTGAATGGGGCAGTTCCTCTCTGCCTCGTGCTAGTAAGCAAAATGACTTTATCGTCATCAACAGCGATTCATCTTCAGAAGAGACCATATCTGATGATAATTGTATTAGGGCGTGA